In the genome of Pseudanabaena sp. BC1403, the window CGATCGCGACTGAACTTGGCGATGGCAATGTTGCAGCTTGAGCTGTTTGGAATTCTCTAGCAGGATTGAGCTGCGGAAAAACAAGCTGTTTCCGAAGAGAGAGCTTGGGCTTATGGACAGCAGTGAGCCAATAAGCATTAAGCCCATAAAGTAGTAGCCACATTGCTGCCACAGCATTTAGGGCGGCTAGGATCGATATTAGTATCAGAATGACTCTTGACTCCTTCTTACCACACGAAGCACTAATCTTAAAAATTGATCAGACGAGCGAAATTAGCACACTAAGAAATATTACGATGCTTATCCTGTATTTGCAGAGAAATTTATGATTTGCCGCTAAGTATTTATACACCTATCCGTAAATTTTAATAGGAAAAACAAAAAAAGGTCGCGAAGCGACTTTTTTTGTTTTCCTAAAAATAAGAGAGGCGGCGTGTTGCGCCGCCTCTCTTATTTTGGTTTTTAGCTATAACTGAGACATCTGTTTTAGGGCGATGGCTGCTGCCTCTTGTTGAGCAGCTTTAATGCTTTTGCCTTGACCTTTGCCCCAGCAGCGATCGTCAAACCATACTTCTACGCAAAAAAGACTGTTAACTGCATCAACATTGCGATATTCAGGTAACCGTTTCCAGCGTCCTTGAGTTAATTCTTGTAGGGCAACTTTGTAGTTTCCTAAGGCAGGAATCGCCAATAACGATTCGGAAAAACGAAGCATATGTGGATCGAGCCATTTGCGAATATAGGCTAAGTCACAAGTCGCAATATATATTGCTGCCATTAATGCTTCAAGGGCATCCGCCAGCAGCGATCTCAAAGCCTGAGAATCATTCCGCGCTGCATTAGAAACCACGACATATTTTTGCAGCTCATAAATACTGGCTATTTCGGCTAGGGTTTTGTCACTGACAAGATGCGATCGCAGAGCGGCTAAGTCCCCCACTTTGCGATCGCCATATTGCTCTTTTAAAAACAAACTCACCGACAATCGCAGCACGCTATCGCCCACAAACTCTAATTGATCGTTGTTGTAAACATTTGAGAAACTGGGATGTACCAAAGCTTGATCGATTAATAGCCAATCAAATCCAGCGGAATTGACTCGTTCTAGGGTTGATTGCTCTAGCCCCATCCGCTCTAACAAGCGGACTAATTCTCTTTGGCGGCGTGGATCAATGGTAGATGTCATGAGACTTTGCAGATACTTTTGCAGATACAATTACAGCAACTTCGTAAATATGATCGTAGTCCATCGTAACCATGACTAAAAGGTTTTTCTCTACACTCTG includes:
- a CDS encoding ribonuclease III family protein; translated protein: MTSTIDPRRQRELVRLLERMGLEQSTLERVNSAGFDWLLIDQALVHPSFSNVYNNDQLEFVGDSVLRLSVSLFLKEQYGDRKVGDLAALRSHLVSDKTLAEIASIYELQKYVVVSNAARNDSQALRSLLADALEALMAAIYIATCDLAYIRKWLDPHMLRFSESLLAIPALGNYKVALQELTQGRWKRLPEYRNVDAVNSLFCVEVWFDDRCWGKGQGKSIKAAQQEAAAIALKQMSQL